From Chryseobacterium joostei, the proteins below share one genomic window:
- the prfH gene encoding peptide chain release factor H, with the protein MEKLIQITSGRGPLECQWVVSKVLKTFLEEVKENNIEYEMIHRENGDENLTLKSVTLLLKGKDLKEFLQTWLGSICWVGKSTFRKLHKRSNWFIGIFELENLKTIDFKERDIKFQTARSQGSGGQNVNKVNTAVRATHFPSKQSVFVQDSRSQLENKKLSIIRLKEKVMGVYIQQLESKMKETWSLNLQVERGNPVRTFTGTDFKKNYQDKSYKRQRNVLKNELKNYSNDLN; encoded by the coding sequence ATGGAAAAATTGATACAAATAACTTCAGGAAGAGGTCCTTTAGAATGCCAATGGGTAGTTTCCAAGGTTCTGAAAACCTTTCTTGAAGAAGTAAAAGAAAATAATATAGAGTATGAGATGATTCATCGTGAAAACGGTGATGAAAATCTGACATTGAAATCTGTAACCCTGCTTTTAAAAGGAAAAGATTTAAAAGAATTCTTACAAACATGGTTAGGAAGTATTTGTTGGGTAGGCAAAAGTACATTCAGAAAACTACACAAAAGAAGCAACTGGTTCATTGGGATCTTCGAATTGGAAAATTTGAAAACCATAGACTTCAAGGAAAGAGATATCAAGTTTCAGACTGCCAGAAGTCAGGGAAGTGGCGGGCAGAATGTCAACAAAGTGAATACAGCCGTTCGGGCCACTCACTTTCCAAGTAAACAGTCTGTATTTGTGCAGGATTCAAGATCACAATTGGAAAATAAAAAACTTTCCATTATCAGATTAAAGGAAAAGGTAATGGGAGTCTACATTCAACAATTGGAAAGTAAAATGAAAGAAACATGGAGTCTCAATCTCCAGGTAGAGCGTGGAAATCCTGTCCGTACATTTACCGGAACAGATTTTAAGAAAAATTATCAGGATAAATCCTATAAAAGACAAAGGAATGTCCTTAAAAATGAATTAAAAAATTACAGCAATGACCTTAACTAA
- a CDS encoding outer membrane beta-barrel protein, translating into MKKVLSIALVGFSMWASAQISLAAKANLIFPTGSPSWSNIKGTVNDAIEGTGKNNVGFNAGLSLKVGLPTAFFLMPEIYYTHFKNEFTTENTTFDVKSNRIDVPVLLGYNVLGNMLGVFVGPVGSFNLSKDNTYNDFKENAKNDFTVGYQFGAQLEIKKLIVNAKYEGAFSKDERNFINKVSGSEIRYDNRPNLFMVGLGYKF; encoded by the coding sequence ATGAAAAAGGTACTTAGTATAGCGTTAGTAGGGTTTTCAATGTGGGCTTCTGCGCAGATATCACTGGCAGCTAAAGCTAACTTAATATTTCCTACAGGCTCACCATCATGGTCAAACATTAAAGGAACCGTGAATGATGCTATTGAGGGAACAGGAAAAAACAATGTAGGATTCAATGCAGGACTTTCCTTAAAGGTAGGGCTGCCTACTGCTTTCTTTTTGATGCCGGAAATTTACTATACTCACTTCAAAAATGAGTTTACTACAGAGAACACAACTTTTGATGTTAAAAGCAACCGTATAGATGTTCCGGTTCTTTTAGGATACAATGTTTTGGGTAATATGCTGGGTGTTTTTGTAGGGCCTGTAGGAAGCTTTAATTTAAGCAAGGACAATACCTATAATGACTTCAAGGAAAATGCTAAAAATGATTTTACAGTTGGATATCAATTCGGGGCACAGCTTGAAATCAAAAAGCTTATTGTGAATGCAAAATATGAAGGAGCATTCAGTAAGGATGAAAGAAATTTCATCAACAAGGTTTCCGGTTCTGAGATCAGATATGACAACAGGCCTAACTTATTTATGGTAGGTTTGGGATATAAATTTTAA
- a CDS encoding tetratricopeptide repeat protein: protein MTLTKNKYYFEALDYFPYNMAECLDALNYALSYEPEDADSLCLMGRVYSEVLKDYETGKKYFEEAMQSNIGNINTPRYYIECLLSNEDYEEAEKLIGYALRMKGIDKSEILNCKSLLMERKGEYKQALEQLKEARKFSYCRSSLEILEDREKLIKDKMPVPRTRKKATA from the coding sequence ATGACCTTAACTAAAAATAAATACTATTTTGAAGCCCTGGACTATTTTCCATATAATATGGCTGAATGTCTGGATGCCCTGAATTACGCCCTTTCCTACGAACCTGAAGATGCAGACAGCCTGTGTCTGATGGGTAGAGTATATTCAGAGGTTTTAAAGGACTATGAAACCGGGAAAAAATATTTCGAGGAAGCTATGCAAAGCAACATAGGAAACATCAATACACCCAGATATTATATCGAATGTCTTTTAAGCAATGAAGATTATGAAGAAGCTGAGAAATTGATTGGATATGCTTTGAGAATGAAAGGTATAGATAAATCAGAGATTCTAAATTGTAAATCTCTTTTAATGGAAAGAAAAGGAGAATACAAGCAAGCTCTGGAGCAACTTAAAGAGGCTAGAAAATTCAGCTACTGTAGAAGTTCCCTAGAGATACTGGAAGATCGGGAAAAACTGATTAAGGATAAAATGCCTGTACCAAGAACCCGAAAAAAGGCAACTGCTTAA
- the meaB gene encoding methylmalonyl Co-A mutase-associated GTPase MeaB gives MKFSTEELVEGIQSGNKRLIAKAITLVESKKAEHRIQAEELLKRIMPFTGKSVRVGVTGVPGAGKSTFIESFGRLAIAQGKKVAVLAIDPSSSINKGSILGDKTRMEELAKEENAFIRPSPSSGFLGGVANTTFETMMICEAAGYDYILIETVGVGQSEVLVADITDVFLFLKIIGGGDELQGIKRGIMEMVDVIFINKVDQDNFQKAKNTRLELKRALDFIPPKEKGWKIPVLLGSALHNEGLQEIYDKISEFIDLKKNAGRFEEIRTQQAEKRFEYWVQEYILSLMKKSNVVEEAYIMHKKNASEMVSNPSTEAKLFVEKFLLGENKG, from the coding sequence ATGAAATTTTCTACAGAAGAACTAGTTGAGGGAATACAATCAGGAAACAAACGCCTGATTGCAAAAGCGATTACCTTAGTTGAAAGTAAAAAGGCAGAGCACAGAATACAGGCAGAGGAACTTCTGAAAAGAATTATGCCCTTTACAGGAAAGTCAGTAAGAGTAGGAGTTACAGGAGTTCCGGGTGCCGGAAAATCCACTTTTATTGAAAGCTTTGGGAGACTGGCAATTGCCCAAGGTAAAAAAGTAGCAGTTCTTGCTATTGACCCTAGTTCTTCAATCAATAAAGGAAGTATTTTGGGAGATAAAACCCGTATGGAAGAATTAGCCAAAGAAGAAAATGCCTTCATACGTCCTTCCCCAAGTTCCGGATTTTTAGGAGGGGTTGCCAATACCACCTTTGAAACCATGATGATCTGTGAAGCCGCAGGTTATGATTATATCTTGATTGAAACCGTTGGAGTAGGACAGTCAGAAGTGCTGGTTGCAGATATTACCGATGTTTTTCTATTTCTTAAAATTATTGGTGGCGGCGATGAGCTTCAGGGAATAAAACGAGGCATCATGGAAATGGTAGACGTCATCTTCATAAATAAAGTAGATCAGGATAATTTTCAAAAGGCAAAAAATACAAGACTGGAGTTAAAAAGAGCATTAGATTTTATTCCACCTAAAGAAAAAGGATGGAAAATCCCCGTATTATTAGGGTCAGCTTTACATAACGAGGGTTTGCAGGAAATCTACGACAAAATCTCTGAATTTATTGACCTGAAAAAGAATGCAGGACGCTTCGAGGAAATTCGTACCCAGCAGGCCGAAAAACGCTTTGAGTATTGGGTTCAGGAATATATTTTATCGCTGATGAAAAAGAGTAATGTTGTAGAGGAAGCTTATATAATGCACAAAAAAAATGCTTCAGAGATGGTTTCTAATCCAAGCACTGAAGCAAAATTATTTGTTGAAAAATTTTTATTGGGAGAAAACAAGGGTTAA
- a CDS encoding M48 family metallopeptidase, with the protein MKVTHLFGIGAIALSITACTTNPITGRSSLQLANNSEILTMSAQEYKTTLSKGKVITGTSDAKRVVNVGNRIKNAAERYYQNIGRSADLASYSWEFNLLQSNELNAWCMPGGKVAVYTGILPVTKDDNGLAVVMGHEVSHALAGHGNERISQAMMAQYGGAILGGAISNAQWANVFQKVYPIGSQVALLKYGRGQESEADEMGLYLMSMAGYDPRAAIPFWNRMEGASSGARQPEFLSTHPNPETRISDINKDLPKALEYYKAAGGKM; encoded by the coding sequence ATGAAAGTTACACATCTATTTGGAATTGGAGCAATCGCTCTGTCGATCACAGCCTGTACGACAAACCCGATCACGGGGAGGTCGTCTTTACAGCTGGCCAATAATTCAGAAATTTTAACAATGTCTGCACAAGAGTACAAAACGACATTGTCTAAGGGTAAAGTTATTACCGGAACATCAGATGCTAAGAGAGTGGTAAATGTAGGAAACAGAATAAAAAATGCAGCAGAAAGATATTATCAAAATATAGGAAGATCTGCTGATCTTGCCAGCTATAGTTGGGAATTCAATCTTCTGCAAAGTAATGAGCTGAATGCATGGTGTATGCCTGGAGGTAAGGTGGCTGTTTATACAGGGATCCTACCTGTTACAAAGGATGATAACGGACTTGCCGTAGTAATGGGACATGAGGTTTCCCACGCATTGGCGGGCCATGGAAACGAGAGAATTTCTCAAGCTATGATGGCGCAATATGGAGGAGCTATTCTTGGAGGAGCAATTTCAAATGCACAATGGGCAAACGTTTTCCAGAAAGTATATCCTATTGGCTCTCAGGTAGCATTATTGAAGTACGGTAGAGGGCAGGAATCTGAAGCTGATGAAATGGGGCTTTATCTGATGTCTATGGCCGGATATGACCCAAGGGCGGCTATTCCTTTCTGGAACAGAATGGAGGGAGCTTCTTCAGGTGCAAGACAACCTGAGTTTTTATCCACGCACCCGAATCCTGAGACAAGAATCTCAGATATCAATAAAGATTTACCAAAAGCTTTAGAATATTATAAGGCTGCAGGAGGAAAAATGTAA
- a CDS encoding DUF4251 domain-containing protein has protein sequence MKKYISLLMIFGFLFFFQSCASQGSSDPKIVNTLVDSQEFTFHAQRANPTNYDVINVMNSMPNTTSTRMLNLDGDYTIDVTKSSVEVVLPYFGRLFNPTYGNTDNNSYRFTSKDFSINKSQNKKGTWVFRIKPNDVKTVDEINIEIFKNGKAFVSMRSNDRQPITYDGYVSKSEVKQEKEKL, from the coding sequence ATGAAAAAGTATATTTCTCTTCTGATGATCTTTGGGTTTCTGTTCTTCTTTCAGAGCTGTGCATCACAGGGTTCATCAGATCCAAAAATAGTGAATACGTTGGTGGATTCTCAGGAGTTTACTTTCCATGCACAAAGAGCCAATCCTACGAATTATGATGTGATCAACGTTATGAATTCGATGCCAAATACCACATCTACCAGAATGTTGAATCTAGACGGAGATTATACCATTGATGTAACGAAAAGCAGTGTGGAAGTAGTATTGCCTTACTTTGGAAGATTATTCAACCCAACTTACGGAAATACGGATAATAACAGTTACAGATTTACCTCAAAAGATTTCTCTATCAATAAATCTCAAAATAAAAAAGGTACCTGGGTTTTTAGGATCAAGCCTAATGATGTAAAAACCGTAGATGAGATTAATATTGAGATTTTTAAAAATGGAAAGGCATTCGTTTCTATGAGAAGTAATGACAGACAACCAATCACCTATGACGGATATGTTTCTAAAAGTGAAGTAAAACAGGAAAAGGAAAAACTTTAA
- a CDS encoding c-type cytochrome, with protein MKKLIAAASFTAILLVSCTPKASTSTATAGSATSTAEEIAQGKTIFENSCGKCHKLPDPTSHNSVQWVGIMNAMAPKAKLTDDQHKWVYDYIVSVKK; from the coding sequence ATGAAAAAACTCATTGCTGCGGCATCATTCACTGCTATCCTTTTAGTTTCCTGTACTCCGAAAGCTTCAACATCTACTGCTACTGCAGGAAGTGCTACATCTACGGCTGAAGAGATTGCCCAGGGGAAAACTATTTTTGAGAATTCTTGTGGAAAGTGCCATAAACTCCCGGATCCTACGTCACACAATTCTGTACAATGGGTGGGAATTATGAATGCAATGGCACCAAAGGCGAAACTTACGGATGACCAACATAAGTGGGTTTATGATTACATTGTTTCTGTGAAAAAATAA
- a CDS encoding c-type cytochrome, translating to MKKLILSGIAASAFLVSCGPKSTAVTGPKYTSSEQLAQGKTIFENSCAKCHKLPEPTKHDNQGWINTLSRMAPKAKLNDEQHQMVYDYLISVNKK from the coding sequence ATGAAAAAATTAATTTTAAGCGGCATTGCAGCATCAGCATTTCTGGTGTCTTGTGGCCCAAAAAGTACGGCTGTAACAGGGCCGAAGTATACCTCATCTGAACAGTTGGCTCAGGGAAAAACAATCTTTGAAAATTCCTGTGCAAAATGTCACAAACTGCCTGAACCGACAAAGCACGACAATCAGGGCTGGATTAATACTTTAAGCAGAATGGCTCCCAAGGCTAAGCTTAATGATGAACAACATCAAATGGTATATGATTATCTGATCTCTGTCAATAAAAAATAA